In Tolypothrix sp. NIES-4075, the following proteins share a genomic window:
- a CDS encoding NAD-dependent epimerase/dehydratase family protein, translating into MHFIVTGGAGFIGSHLTEQLLSEGHRVTVVDNLTTGRLGNLPKHPRLTFLQKDILICQPADFTEEVDGIAHLAAISSVTESLCRPLEAHHNNLSATLAVIQLCQALTIPKLVFASSASVYGNLTQLPISEEQKTSPLSPYGLQKLVSEQYASMFAKQLGFSFVGLRIFNVFGPRQVPNSSYSGVISRFVDVMQRGLPITIYGDGNQTRDFIYVKDVVRAFSQAFKANITPGSSLICNLGTGKSTSLLQLINILKNNFPQWEPEINFASPRAGDIQHSQADISRISSCLDFQPQWSVESAIAFLIASSLSKNENYLEQQLPHINKIKNAV; encoded by the coding sequence ATGCATTTTATTGTCACTGGCGGAGCCGGATTTATTGGCTCTCATCTTACAGAACAATTATTATCAGAAGGTCATCGTGTCACTGTAGTTGATAATCTGACCACTGGACGTTTAGGGAACTTACCCAAACATCCTCGTCTGACGTTTCTACAAAAAGATATTTTAATATGTCAACCAGCAGATTTTACAGAGGAAGTTGATGGAATCGCCCATTTAGCAGCTATTTCATCGGTGACAGAATCTTTGTGTCGTCCCTTAGAGGCTCATCACAATAATCTTTCGGCAACCCTGGCTGTAATTCAACTTTGCCAAGCTTTAACTATTCCTAAGTTAGTGTTTGCCAGTTCCGCATCTGTATACGGCAATCTTACTCAATTACCAATTTCAGAAGAGCAAAAAACCTCTCCTCTGTCACCCTACGGCTTACAAAAACTGGTGAGTGAACAATACGCTAGTATGTTTGCTAAACAACTAGGTTTTTCATTTGTTGGCTTACGAATTTTTAACGTATTTGGCCCTAGACAAGTTCCTAATTCAAGCTACTCTGGCGTAATTTCCCGATTTGTTGATGTTATGCAACGTGGCTTACCAATTACTATTTATGGCGATGGAAATCAAACCAGAGACTTTATTTATGTTAAAGACGTAGTGAGGGCTTTTTCTCAAGCATTCAAAGCGAATATTACCCCTGGTTCATCCTTAATTTGTAATTTAGGAACTGGAAAATCTACTTCTTTATTGCAGTTGATTAATATCCTCAAAAACAATTTCCCGCAATGGGAACCAGAGATTAATTTCGCGTCTCCTCGTGCAGGAGATATTCAACATTCACAAGCTGATATTTCCAGGATATCTTCATGTTTAGACTTCCAGCCTCAGTGGTCAGTAGAATCGGCTATTGCTTTTTTAATTGCATCATCTTTGAGCAAAAATGAGAATTATTTAGAACAACAGCTTCCTCATATTAATAAAATCAAAAATGCGGTGTAA
- a CDS encoding glycosyltransferase: MQVFKPTVSVIIPTYQRGHFVSQAINSVLAQTYEDYEIIVINDGSQDNTPQVLAQFSDRRITAIHQANQGLSAARNAGIRSARGKYIAFLDDDDLWEPQKLEKQIPVLEANSRIGLIYSDSLFFYEQRGLFPGSYNTAFPTPNLQVLWTLFRYNYIPVLTVVVRRDCLDKVGLFDETLRCCEDYDLWLRLIEKFPIHFLNQPLARYRQSPNNLSQNEEQMFTNHLRVKEKAIARNPELLKFPMNFLDLWFYNIYLGLANLYIQNHQIEQARRVLHRYREMRGETASYEELRLSISTEQI; the protein is encoded by the coding sequence TACTTACCAGCGTGGCCATTTTGTCAGTCAGGCAATTAACAGCGTTTTGGCTCAAACCTACGAAGACTACGAAATTATTGTCATCAACGATGGTTCTCAGGACAATACTCCACAAGTCCTGGCTCAATTTAGCGATCGCCGCATTACCGCTATTCATCAAGCCAATCAAGGATTATCTGCGGCTCGCAATGCCGGAATTCGCTCTGCTAGAGGGAAGTATATCGCCTTTTTAGATGATGATGATCTCTGGGAACCTCAGAAGTTAGAAAAACAAATTCCCGTCTTAGAAGCAAATTCACGCATTGGTTTAATATATTCAGATTCGCTCTTTTTTTATGAACAACGGGGTTTATTTCCAGGTTCATACAATACAGCGTTTCCTACTCCTAATCTTCAGGTATTATGGACTCTTTTTAGATACAACTACATTCCAGTCCTAACGGTTGTTGTGCGTCGAGACTGTTTAGATAAAGTGGGTTTGTTTGATGAAACTCTGAGATGTTGTGAAGATTACGATTTATGGCTGCGGCTAATTGAAAAATTTCCGATTCACTTTTTAAATCAACCCTTAGCACGTTATCGACAATCGCCAAATAATCTTTCTCAAAACGAAGAGCAGATGTTCACTAACCACCTGCGTGTTAAGGAAAAAGCCATTGCTCGCAATCCAGAATTATTAAAATTTCCTATGAATTTTCTCGATCTTTGGTTTTACAATATCTACCTCGGACTTGCCAATTTATATATTCAAAATCATCAAATAGAGCAAGCGCGTAGAGTTTTGCATCGCTATCGAGAAATGCGGGGTGAAACCGCTAGCTATGAGGAGTTGCGATTATCTATATCTACTGAGCAAATTTAA